A genomic region of Methanomicrobia archaeon contains the following coding sequences:
- the thiD gene encoding bifunctional hydroxymethylpyrimidine kinase/phosphomethylpyrimidine kinase — protein sequence MRKARRLMTIAGSDSSGGAGIQADIKTFAALGVYSASVLTAITAQNSSGVHEVHEVLGEIVEAQIAAIMDDAGLNADYAKTGMLYSAEIIELVAKALKRYTIPFVLDPVMKAGSGGAALIENSALNALITQLLPLCTVITPNVPEARVISGMEIGTKDDAKEAALKMHGMGAWAVIIKGGHLEEELAAGRATDVLYDGEFTEISSPVVKTDRIIHGGGCSYSAALAAELAKGNPLQKAAASAKGFVYDAIVGGETVSTMIAVNQVQRVRKDADRYWTLENVKQAVRTLKAIEGFESVIPEVGTNVGMAIETAASKQDVAAVDGRIVRMKEGVTAGCVEFGVSDHVARLILAMMALDEAQRSAMNVKYSPEIVEACKTLGMRVTSFNRAKEPTDVKTMDWGVREASCEFVPEVIFDLGAVGKEPMVRIFGNTAMEVAEKVTRIIETLE from the coding sequence ATGCGGAAAGCACGGAGGTTAATGACCATCGCGGGCTCGGATAGCAGCGGTGGCGCGGGGATACAGGCGGATATAAAGACATTTGCCGCGCTGGGTGTTTATAGCGCGTCGGTTCTCACCGCCATCACCGCTCAGAACTCGTCCGGCGTGCACGAGGTGCATGAAGTACTCGGAGAAATCGTGGAGGCACAGATCGCCGCTATTATGGATGATGCAGGCCTTAACGCGGACTATGCAAAAACCGGCATGCTGTATTCCGCGGAAATAATCGAACTGGTGGCGAAGGCGCTCAAACGCTACACAATACCGTTTGTCTTAGACCCCGTAATGAAAGCGGGCTCTGGCGGCGCCGCGTTAATCGAAAACTCCGCTTTGAATGCACTCATCACGCAGCTTTTACCGCTCTGCACGGTGATAACGCCGAACGTGCCGGAAGCACGCGTTATCTCCGGGATGGAGATCGGAACAAAGGACGATGCAAAAGAAGCAGCCCTGAAAATGCATGGCATGGGTGCATGGGCCGTCATAATAAAAGGAGGGCATCTCGAAGAGGAATTAGCCGCGGGACGAGCAACGGATGTGCTTTACGATGGCGAGTTCACCGAGATAAGCTCGCCGGTCGTAAAGACGGATCGAATAATACACGGTGGCGGCTGCTCCTATTCCGCCGCGCTGGCTGCCGAACTGGCGAAGGGCAACCCGCTACAGAAGGCGGCAGCATCGGCAAAAGGCTTTGTCTACGATGCCATCGTCGGTGGCGAAACGGTATCCACGATGATCGCCGTAAACCAGGTGCAGCGAGTGCGTAAAGACGCTGATAGATACTGGACTCTGGAAAACGTCAAGCAAGCGGTCAGAACGCTGAAAGCGATCGAAGGCTTTGAATCCGTTATTCCTGAGGTCGGCACGAACGTCGGTATGGCCATTGAAACCGCAGCGAGCAAGCAGGACGTTGCAGCCGTGGACGGCCGGATCGTGCGTATGAAAGAGGGGGTAACCGCAGGCTGCGTGGAATTCGGCGTGAGTGATCACGTTGCACGGCTGATACTGGCGATGATGGCCCTGGATGAAGCGCAACGAAGCGCAATGAACGTGAAATACTCGCCGGAGATTGTTGAGGCTTGCAAGACGCTGGGCATGCGCGTCACTTCCTTTAACCGCGCTAAAGAACCAACCGATGTGAAGACCATGGACTGGGGCGTGCGAGAAGCGAGTTGTGAATTCGTCCCTGAGGTGATCTTCGACCTCGGTGCGGTAGGAAAGGAGCCAATGGTGCGAATCTTTGGGAATACGGCAATGGAAGTCGCGGAAAAAGTGACGAGAATCATAGAGACATTAGAGTGA
- a CDS encoding glycosyltransferase family 2 protein yields MQEAGEEKKELSVVLPAHNEASKLEAAVRQTKQALAAITAAYEILIAEDGSTDGTADLASRIAAEDSSVRHIHSDERLGRGKALNRAFKSAHGDILMYMDVDLSTDLSYVKPLINAIRAERYDFAIGSRLMKESDVKRSFKRSIMSKAFNFLVRVILRSTLRDHQCGFKSFRKEALMQILDEIEDEHWFWDTELLVRAQRSGYRVKELPVIWTDKGAAGTKVNAFNDSTSMFSKIIKLHFHLRVRSGK; encoded by the coding sequence ATGCAAGAAGCGGGGGAAGAAAAAAAAGAACTCTCCGTTGTGCTTCCGGCGCATAACGAAGCGAGCAAGTTAGAAGCTGCAGTACGACAGACAAAGCAAGCGTTAGCGGCAATCACCGCTGCGTACGAGATACTCATTGCAGAAGACGGCAGCACCGACGGCACGGCGGACCTAGCAAGCCGGATAGCAGCCGAAGACTCGTCCGTCAGGCACATTCACAGCGACGAACGATTGGGTAGAGGCAAAGCGCTGAATCGCGCGTTTAAAAGCGCTCACGGCGATATATTAATGTACATGGACGTTGACCTCTCCACCGATCTGTCGTACGTAAAACCGCTGATAAACGCGATACGAGCGGAGCGGTACGATTTCGCAATCGGTTCACGGCTGATGAAAGAGAGCGATGTGAAACGCTCATTTAAGCGAAGTATAATGAGTAAAGCCTTTAATTTCCTTGTTCGCGTGATTTTACGGTCAACGCTCCGGGACCATCAATGCGGGTTCAAGTCCTTCCGCAAAGAGGCCTTGATGCAGATCCTGGACGAAATAGAGGATGAGCACTGGTTCTGGGATACCGAGCTGCTCGTCCGGGCCCAGAGAAGCGGGTACAGAGTAAAGGAACTACCGGTGATATGGACGGATAAGGGCGCTGCAGGTACCAAAGTGAACGCATTCAATGACAGCACGTCCATGTTCTCTAAAATTATAAAGTTGCACTTTCATCTGAGAGTGAGAAGTGGAAAATGA
- a CDS encoding TRC40/GET3/ArsA family transport-energizing ATPase, whose product MRVIFYTGKGGAGKSVISSATALKLAERGYKTLVISSDPAHTLSDALETEVHHRPTAIVDKLWAVQIDPIREARESYGVIQEYVVNLFKSRGVDEVLAYEIAALPNMTEFVSLLKLVEYVESNSYDVIVLDTVPSGDALKNIYLPTILGSTASKVIKLVAPLANIAKIAEPIVGIPTPGKEVIKQDIKLLELLSKLKTIIADRKVTSLRLIANPEAFSIQNLKRTYLLANLYNINVDLAVMNKIIPEDVSDAYFKEWKAAQENYLAESETAFHPLPLKKLRLFQSEVKGLKLLAEVGEELFNGEDPAQIYYEGKAIKVEEIEGGLEVIVPLPTVGKYKEVCEVERMGEDLSVVISTDIGEARNFIPLPAIAHLMKLDKAKLLNAELHIYFTDERWKKERK is encoded by the coding sequence ATGAGAGTTATCTTTTATACTGGTAAAGGCGGTGCAGGGAAATCTGTTATCTCTAGTGCTACAGCTTTGAAACTAGCCGAGAGGGGCTACAAAACTCTGGTTATCTCTTCCGATCCGGCGCATACGCTCTCGGATGCGCTTGAGACTGAGGTGCATCACCGACCGACGGCAATCGTGGACAAACTCTGGGCAGTTCAAATAGACCCTATACGGGAGGCGCGCGAGTCCTACGGCGTGATACAGGAATACGTCGTTAATCTCTTCAAGTCGCGAGGGGTTGATGAAGTGCTCGCATACGAAATCGCCGCATTGCCGAACATGACCGAGTTCGTATCGCTGTTAAAGCTGGTGGAGTACGTGGAATCGAACAGCTACGATGTCATTGTGCTTGACACCGTGCCATCAGGGGACGCGCTTAAGAACATTTACCTGCCGACAATCCTTGGATCCACCGCATCGAAAGTCATCAAATTGGTAGCCCCGCTTGCTAATATCGCGAAAATAGCAGAGCCCATTGTGGGGATACCCACACCGGGCAAAGAGGTCATAAAACAGGACATTAAGCTCCTTGAACTGCTCAGCAAGCTTAAAACGATCATAGCGGATCGAAAAGTCACCAGTTTACGGCTGATTGCGAATCCCGAGGCATTCAGTATACAGAACTTAAAAAGAACCTACCTCCTTGCCAATCTCTACAATATCAACGTTGATCTTGCTGTAATGAACAAGATAATCCCGGAAGACGTGAGTGATGCGTATTTTAAGGAGTGGAAAGCGGCGCAAGAGAACTATCTGGCAGAATCAGAAACAGCCTTTCATCCCCTGCCCCTGAAGAAGCTCAGGCTCTTTCAATCAGAGGTTAAGGGTTTGAAACTGCTTGCCGAGGTTGGCGAGGAATTGTTCAACGGAGAAGATCCGGCCCAGATCTACTACGAGGGTAAGGCGATTAAGGTGGAGGAGATAGAGGGAGGTTTAGAAGTAATCGTTCCATTACCTACTGTAGGTAAATACAAGGAGGTGTGTGAGGTTGAACGGATGGGTGAAGATCTTTCGGTTGTGATATCGACCGATATCGGGGAGGCGCGAAACTTCATCCCACTCCCCGCGATTGCACACTTGATGAAGCTCGATAAGGCAAAACTTTTAAATGCGGAGTTGCATATATACTTTACTGATGAACGATGGAAGAAGGAAAGGAAATGA
- a CDS encoding PGF-CTERM sorting domain-containing protein, with product MRRRSLGLEFVITLVLFASLLVVPALCATLPPLPETMPPSVFLTADPTSITADGSSTATITATVWEGEDWISYGVTVEFSTDLGEITGSVPLNDTAATATLTAGTTAGTATISAEVSLYGDILTNTTTVTFTSPGDGGNGGNGGGGGGGGGGTTTTPTPTATTSPGVTPTPTTTSTETPGPTAGATTAPTGTPGATPAPTTTAPTAATPAPATPTPEEPGFGAVFAIAGLLAVAYLLLWRRPE from the coding sequence ATGAGAAGAAGGAGTTTGGGATTAGAGTTTGTGATTACGCTGGTTCTATTCGCGTCACTGCTGGTTGTGCCGGCACTGTGTGCTACTCTCCCTCCACTGCCAGAGACAATGCCGCCATCCGTATTCCTCACGGCAGATCCGACGTCAATTACGGCCGACGGGAGTTCAACAGCGACGATTACCGCAACGGTGTGGGAAGGAGAGGATTGGATATCCTATGGAGTCACCGTTGAGTTCAGCACCGATCTTGGCGAGATTACCGGGTCGGTACCCCTCAATGATACTGCAGCAACAGCAACGCTAACCGCAGGAACAACCGCAGGTACAGCGACTATCTCGGCGGAAGTGAGTTTGTACGGCGACATTTTAACCAATACAACCACCGTCACCTTTACGTCCCCCGGAGACGGGGGCAACGGCGGTAACGGCGGAGGTGGTGGCGGAGGCGGTGGAGGTACGACGACCACCCCGACACCAACCGCAACGACATCGCCGGGTGTAACGCCAACGCCAACCACAACGTCAACGGAAACACCGGGTCCAACGGCAGGAGCAACCACTGCACCGACGGGAACACCAGGCGCAACGCCAGCACCAACTACAACTGCACCTACAGCAGCAACACCGGCTCCGGCGACACCAACGCCTGAAGAGCCCGGTTTTGGAGCAGTATTCGCCATTGCAGGCTTGTTAGCAGTTGCCTATCTGCTGCTGTGGAGAAGGCCCGAGTAA
- the xrtH gene encoding exosortase H, with protein MSKQKKGKGQRSKERSKAGTGKKLEQGEKGHTITFSVKKDLVNPILERVRENRETLQYVALFLSFCIAFYLFYYFLAIRSSTALAHLNEITASILGTLFAVGGAHVVVDGAVVTINGFSLEIIDECTAVFSSIVYSACILAYPTTLKNKGLGVAFGVPLLYAINMVRLLVITLVGLSAPHLFEFVHVYLWQASFIIFVVVIFLLWLKLIVK; from the coding sequence ATGAGTAAACAGAAGAAAGGGAAGGGCCAGAGGAGCAAAGAGAGGAGCAAAGCAGGCACAGGTAAGAAGCTTGAGCAAGGAGAGAAGGGGCATACCATTACCTTTTCGGTTAAAAAGGATCTCGTAAATCCCATATTGGAACGGGTGCGAGAGAACAGAGAGACGCTGCAGTACGTAGCGCTCTTCCTCTCCTTTTGTATCGCGTTTTATCTTTTTTATTACTTTCTCGCGATTCGCAGTTCAACGGCACTAGCGCATTTGAATGAGATCACCGCGAGTATTTTGGGTACACTCTTCGCGGTAGGAGGTGCGCATGTGGTAGTCGACGGAGCGGTGGTAACGATCAACGGGTTCTCACTGGAGATAATAGACGAATGCACGGCTGTTTTTTCCTCGATTGTCTATTCCGCATGCATCCTGGCATATCCGACCACGTTAAAGAATAAAGGGCTGGGCGTCGCCTTTGGTGTGCCTCTTCTCTATGCGATCAATATGGTTCGTCTTCTTGTCATCACCCTCGTTGGCCTCTCCGCACCGCATCTCTTCGAGTTTGTGCACGTCTATCTCTGGCAGGCTTCGTTCATCATCTTTGTGGTGGTAATCTTTTTACTCTGGCTCAAGCTGATTGTGAAGTGA